Proteins encoded by one window of Vicinamibacterales bacterium:
- a CDS encoding M20/M25/M40 family metallo-hydrolase, whose protein sequence is MSIRLAATAALLLIAAAPAAAQTSAFQPPLLERQDVKNAMKSVDDRSTAIVDEWIRLVGIPAPSKNEQARAQHIKAEMEKLGLADIKVDDFSNVSGVRKGTGGGPTIVFCAHMDTVFPEGTDLTVKRDGDILRAPGIGDDSSNLMALLETFRALDRGGVKTKGDLIFLASVQEEIGLLGAKHWLETSGYKPDMFVAADVAANQVWYGALRITQYKFFYTSPGAHTMESRGGPSPAKAVAAGIDSIYEIPLPPVAPGLDSFKLPVANVGMIGGGTVFNAVPRETWFTVDLRSLDTPTQARLEQQVEAAARHAADQEHVGFRMEKSAFGDYAKARPKDERLNSTLVQTALAVANHFRQPGSPEIVPADVGSTDANNAVALGIPAVAIGAVMEHSPHRLEEYAEASTIVPGVKSLIALAVALGG, encoded by the coding sequence ATGTCGATTCGGCTGGCCGCGACAGCGGCGCTACTTTTGATCGCCGCCGCCCCGGCTGCGGCCCAGACCAGCGCATTTCAGCCGCCGCTCCTCGAGCGGCAGGACGTCAAGAATGCGATGAAATCGGTCGACGACCGATCGACGGCGATCGTCGACGAATGGATACGTCTGGTCGGCATTCCCGCGCCGTCGAAGAATGAGCAGGCGCGCGCGCAGCACATCAAGGCCGAGATGGAGAAGCTTGGCCTCGCGGACATCAAGGTCGACGACTTCTCGAACGTCAGCGGCGTTCGCAAAGGGACCGGCGGTGGACCGACGATCGTCTTTTGCGCGCACATGGACACCGTCTTCCCCGAGGGCACCGATCTCACCGTGAAGCGCGACGGCGACATCCTGCGCGCGCCGGGGATCGGCGACGACTCGTCGAATCTGATGGCGCTCCTCGAGACGTTTCGCGCCCTGGATCGCGGCGGCGTCAAGACGAAGGGCGACCTGATTTTCCTGGCGAGCGTGCAGGAGGAGATCGGGCTGCTCGGCGCGAAGCACTGGCTCGAGACGAGCGGCTACAAACCCGACATGTTCGTCGCCGCCGACGTCGCGGCCAACCAGGTGTGGTACGGCGCGCTGCGCATCACGCAGTACAAGTTCTTCTACACCTCGCCTGGCGCGCACACGATGGAAAGCCGGGGCGGACCGAGTCCGGCGAAAGCCGTGGCCGCGGGGATCGACTCGATCTACGAGATCCCGCTGCCGCCCGTCGCCCCGGGCCTCGACTCGTTCAAGCTACCGGTGGCCAACGTCGGGATGATCGGCGGCGGCACGGTGTTCAATGCGGTACCGCGGGAAACGTGGTTCACGGTCGACCTCCGCTCGCTCGACACTCCGACGCAGGCGAGGCTGGAACAGCAGGTCGAGGCTGCCGCCCGCCACGCCGCCGACCAGGAGCACGTCGGCTTTCGGATGGAGAAGTCTGCCTTCGGCGACTACGCCAAGGCGCGCCCGAAGGACGAGCGTCTGAATTCCACCCTGGTGCAGACAGCGCTCGCCGTCGCGAATCACTTCAGACAGCCCGGCTCGCCCGAGATCGTGCCCGCCGACGTCGGCTCGACCGACGCCAACAACGCGGTCGCGCTTGGGATTCCCGCCGTCGCGATCGGTGCGGTAATGGAGCACTCGCCGCATCGCCTCGAGGAGTACGCCGAGGCGAGCACGATCGTGCCGGGCGTCAAGTCGCTCATCGCACTCGCCGTCGCGCTCGGCGGTTAG
- a CDS encoding M20/M25/M40 family metallo-hydrolase, with the protein MRHRLVTSLAVLGLVVSLSAAQAPGDGVDTAANAAIRAEGLEHSKIMWIEHYLTDVYGPRPIGSPNHKAAAEWAVKTMTGWGMVNAHLEPFTWRGVGWLPGRATGAVTSPVKANLKFEAVPWSPSTNGTVSGEVVVVAPPEAPTDAELTAYLAGVAPRATGHIVMAGAPPTVPVNFNEAVKRIPEEQARARYATGDANAGRGGRGGRGGRGAPPVVPEGHLSAQQVNQRIAQFLRDNPPSLRLVAQGAGRIPGVIVAQNGAGQIYDDTTPQSPAVILRNDDYGRIFRISADGTPVSVEFNVQNQYFPDGKTSYVTVAEIPGTDKADEVVMLGGHLDSWTSATGATDNAIGCAIMMEAARIIQATGLKPRRTIRVALWSGEEEGLLGSFDYVKRHFGSAESPLPDYGKIDAYWNIDDGTGLVRGASVFGPPAAAAVVAGYLKPFEEWGVYGANPSSARVEGGSDNGAFAVAGLPGIGAQQDPIEYNSTTWHTNLDNYERIVPDDVMKNAVMTASVVYGLATRDAMLPRFPSGEMPAIPARGGFAGRGNAAPLPESRIFQIEKGKTLTVAAPGLIPPAPRTDEAPAPRSAAIDTAPAHGKATMQPDGGFTYVPEKGFAGTDTFTFHIAGGAAPLPGTVTILVK; encoded by the coding sequence ATGCGTCACAGACTGGTCACTTCACTGGCGGTGTTGGGCCTCGTCGTCAGCCTCTCGGCCGCGCAAGCGCCCGGCGACGGCGTCGATACGGCGGCCAACGCGGCGATCCGCGCCGAGGGCCTTGAGCACTCGAAGATCATGTGGATCGAGCACTACCTGACCGACGTCTATGGACCGCGGCCGATCGGCTCGCCGAACCACAAAGCCGCCGCCGAGTGGGCCGTGAAGACGATGACGGGTTGGGGCATGGTCAACGCACACCTCGAGCCGTTCACCTGGCGGGGCGTCGGCTGGCTGCCTGGGCGAGCAACCGGGGCCGTCACCTCGCCGGTCAAGGCCAACCTGAAATTCGAAGCGGTTCCGTGGTCGCCATCCACGAACGGGACGGTCAGCGGTGAAGTCGTGGTGGTGGCGCCGCCGGAGGCGCCGACCGATGCCGAGCTCACCGCGTATCTGGCTGGCGTGGCGCCGCGCGCGACGGGCCATATCGTCATGGCTGGCGCGCCGCCGACGGTGCCGGTCAACTTCAACGAGGCCGTCAAGCGGATTCCGGAAGAGCAGGCGCGCGCGCGATACGCGACCGGTGACGCCAACGCCGGGCGGGGCGGACGCGGTGGACGCGGCGGCCGCGGCGCGCCGCCCGTGGTGCCGGAAGGGCACCTCTCGGCGCAGCAGGTCAATCAGCGCATCGCACAGTTCCTGCGTGACAATCCTCCGTCGCTGCGTCTGGTCGCGCAGGGGGCCGGCCGCATACCCGGCGTGATCGTCGCGCAGAACGGCGCCGGACAGATTTACGACGACACCACCCCGCAGTCGCCCGCGGTGATTCTGCGCAACGACGACTACGGCCGCATCTTCCGGATCAGCGCCGATGGCACGCCGGTGTCCGTCGAGTTCAACGTGCAGAACCAGTACTTCCCCGACGGTAAGACCTCGTACGTAACCGTCGCCGAGATCCCTGGCACCGACAAGGCCGATGAAGTGGTCATGCTCGGCGGCCACCTCGATTCCTGGACGAGCGCGACCGGCGCGACCGACAATGCGATCGGCTGCGCCATCATGATGGAAGCGGCGCGCATCATCCAGGCGACGGGACTGAAGCCGCGCCGCACGATCCGCGTCGCGCTGTGGAGCGGCGAAGAGGAAGGCCTGCTCGGCTCGTTCGACTACGTCAAGCGGCATTTCGGCTCGGCGGAATCGCCGCTGCCCGACTACGGCAAGATCGACGCCTACTGGAACATCGACGACGGGACCGGACTCGTGCGGGGCGCGAGCGTGTTCGGCCCTCCGGCGGCGGCCGCGGTCGTGGCGGGATACCTGAAGCCCTTCGAGGAATGGGGCGTCTATGGCGCGAATCCCTCGAGCGCGCGCGTCGAGGGAGGCAGCGACAACGGCGCCTTCGCGGTGGCCGGTCTGCCGGGGATCGGGGCCCAGCAGGACCCGATCGAATACAACAGCACGACGTGGCACACCAATCTCGACAACTACGAGCGCATCGTCCCGGACGACGTCATGAAGAACGCCGTGATGACCGCGTCGGTCGTCTACGGCCTGGCGACGCGTGATGCGATGCTGCCGCGCTTCCCCTCCGGCGAGATGCCGGCGATTCCCGCGCGCGGTGGATTCGCAGGCCGCGGCAACGCGGCGCCGCTGCCCGAATCGCGCATCTTCCAGATCGAGAAGGGGAAGACGCTGACGGTCGCAGCGCCCGGCTTGATTCCGCCGGCGCCCAGAACCGACGAAGCGCCCGCACCCCGCAGCGCGGCGATCGATACCGCGCCCGCGCACGGCAAGGCGACCATGCAACCGGACGGCGGATTCACCTACGTGCCCGAGAAAGGATTCGCCGGCACGGACACGTTTACATTCCATATCGCCGGCGGCGCAGCGCCGCTGCCAGGGACGGTGACGATCCTGGTGAAGTGA
- a CDS encoding DUF6159 family protein: MGRIGRSFQLVGQSYRILMQDKELMVLPLISGVFVVVAVVAMAAGFGLSASDLPKKGPALYIPGFLFYLVTYTIGIFFQAAVIAGATERMRGGDPTVSSALAAAASRIGQILMWAVVAATVGMVIRAIHNRVGFVGKILASLLGVAWSLATFFIVPVLVLEDRSMPDSFKRSVDVFRETWGETVVGGTTLGAAAVCAWLTLVAISGLLGMAIGLAALAVFFAGAVVLMVFFSAMQGVYVASLYRFATGGGSTPGLDPALLEQAFRPKTR, translated from the coding sequence ATGGGACGCATCGGCCGTAGCTTTCAGCTCGTAGGTCAGTCGTACCGCATCCTCATGCAGGACAAGGAACTGATGGTCCTGCCGCTCATCTCCGGCGTGTTCGTCGTGGTCGCGGTCGTGGCGATGGCGGCCGGCTTCGGCCTGAGTGCCTCAGATCTCCCGAAGAAGGGACCGGCACTCTACATTCCCGGGTTCCTGTTCTACCTCGTCACCTACACGATCGGCATCTTCTTTCAGGCGGCCGTCATCGCCGGCGCGACCGAGCGGATGCGCGGCGGCGATCCGACGGTGAGCAGCGCGCTCGCGGCAGCTGCGAGCCGGATCGGTCAGATCCTGATGTGGGCGGTCGTCGCCGCCACGGTCGGCATGGTCATCCGCGCCATCCACAACCGGGTCGGCTTCGTCGGCAAGATCCTCGCGAGCCTGCTCGGCGTCGCCTGGTCGCTCGCCACATTCTTCATCGTCCCCGTTTTGGTGCTCGAGGATCGATCAATGCCGGATTCGTTCAAGCGCTCTGTCGACGTGTTCCGCGAGACCTGGGGAGAGACGGTTGTCGGCGGCACGACGCTGGGCGCGGCAGCGGTGTGCGCATGGCTGACGCTCGTCGCGATCAGCGGGCTGCTCGGGATGGCGATCGGGCTGGCGGCGCTCGCCGTGTTCTTCGCCGGCGCGGTGGTCCTGATGGTGTTCTTCTCGGCGATGCAGGGCGTCTACGTCGCATCGTTGTATCGCTTCGCCACCGGCGGCGGTTCGACGCCAGGGCTCGATCCAGCGCTGCTCGAACAGGCGTTCCGGCCCAAGACGCGGTGA
- a CDS encoding DUF885 domain-containing protein — MLTRREALAALVSAAALPLTTVGAGGHESIVSMSTDADALKLLNGIATNLLTLQPEEATSLGVDTGNLSALRSRLADRSEAGKQRLATQVKADLERVNAFKTDGLSYPLRVSIEVVQSAYATALAGFALPYGDITVGGWRNTPYVVVQNVGAYLDIPRFLDSDHPVESPGDAEAYLARLHAYATALDGELGRMKAARGAGLVPPSFLLDKAIAQMTLSITGAHAGGGLVESIDRRTTAIPGNWAARAQTIAAKEIAPALERQLEELKTERAVATDEAGIWARPRGDEFYRWALKASTTTAMSPDAVHAMGRSELQQLHARMDAILKEIGYRQGSVGERMKALARDPRYRFSEGDKGRAEILAFIQDRLTWIRGQMPRAFGSVVDPHMEVKRLPPEEEPGAPAAYGGAGSIDGKIPGRFWINLRTSELHSKYSLADLTFHESIPGHIWQGEYTHQMPLIRQMLAFNAYSEGWGLYAEQLADELGAYDQDHVGRLGYLQSIAFRACRLVVDTGIHAKKWTRQQGVAFFVDMNGSNPLEVASEVDRYCAWPGQACGYKVGHSEINHQRDKAKAALGAKYDLKAFDDTVVLGGNVPLDVLAKNVDEYVRTSRG; from the coding sequence ATGCTCACGCGCCGCGAAGCCCTCGCCGCATTGGTCTCGGCTGCCGCCCTGCCTCTGACGACCGTCGGCGCCGGCGGTCACGAGTCGATCGTTTCGATGTCCACTGACGCCGACGCCTTGAAGCTGCTGAACGGGATCGCCACGAACCTGCTCACGCTGCAGCCGGAAGAGGCGACGTCGCTCGGCGTCGACACAGGCAACCTGTCGGCGCTGCGATCGCGGCTTGCGGACCGATCGGAGGCGGGCAAGCAGCGGCTCGCGACGCAGGTCAAAGCGGATCTCGAGCGCGTCAACGCGTTCAAGACCGACGGTCTGTCGTATCCGCTGCGCGTCAGCATCGAAGTCGTCCAGAGCGCGTACGCGACCGCCCTGGCGGGTTTCGCGCTGCCGTACGGCGACATCACCGTCGGCGGCTGGCGCAACACGCCCTACGTCGTCGTGCAGAACGTCGGCGCCTATCTGGACATTCCGCGCTTCCTCGACAGCGACCATCCGGTCGAGAGCCCAGGCGACGCCGAGGCGTATCTGGCGCGGCTCCACGCCTACGCGACGGCGCTCGACGGCGAACTCGGGCGCATGAAGGCGGCGCGCGGCGCCGGTCTCGTGCCGCCGTCCTTCCTGCTCGACAAGGCGATCGCGCAGATGACGCTGTCGATTACCGGCGCGCATGCGGGCGGTGGTCTGGTCGAGTCGATCGACCGGCGGACCACGGCGATCCCCGGCAACTGGGCCGCGCGCGCGCAAACGATCGCGGCGAAGGAGATCGCGCCGGCACTCGAGCGGCAGCTCGAGGAATTGAAGACGGAGCGGGCGGTCGCGACAGACGAGGCCGGCATCTGGGCGAGGCCGCGCGGTGACGAGTTCTATCGCTGGGCCCTCAAGGCCTCGACGACGACCGCGATGAGCCCGGACGCCGTGCACGCGATGGGCCGCAGCGAGCTGCAGCAGCTGCACGCGCGGATGGATGCGATCCTGAAAGAGATCGGCTACAGGCAGGGGAGCGTCGGCGAGCGGATGAAGGCGCTCGCCAGGGATCCGCGATACAGGTTCTCGGAAGGGGACAAGGGACGCGCCGAGATCCTGGCGTTCATCCAGGATCGCCTGACCTGGATCAGGGGGCAGATGCCGCGGGCGTTCGGATCGGTCGTCGATCCGCACATGGAAGTGAAGCGGTTGCCGCCCGAGGAAGAACCGGGCGCGCCGGCCGCCTACGGCGGCGCGGGATCGATCGACGGCAAGATTCCCGGTCGCTTCTGGATCAACCTGCGGACGTCGGAGCTGCACAGCAAGTACAGCCTCGCGGACCTGACGTTCCACGAATCGATCCCCGGCCACATCTGGCAGGGGGAGTACACGCACCAGATGCCGCTCATCCGCCAGATGCTGGCGTTCAACGCCTACTCGGAGGGCTGGGGCCTCTACGCCGAGCAGCTTGCCGACGAGCTCGGCGCGTACGACCAGGATCACGTCGGGCGCCTGGGCTACCTCCAGTCGATCGCCTTCCGTGCCTGCCGCCTCGTCGTCGACACCGGCATCCACGCGAAGAAGTGGACCCGCCAGCAGGGCGTCGCGTTCTTCGTCGACATGAATGGATCGAATCCGCTGGAAGTCGCGAGCGAGGTCGATCGCTATTGCGCGTGGCCGGGCCAGGCGTGCGGCTACAAAGTCGGCCACAGCGAGATCAACCACCAGCGCGACAAGGCGAAGGCGGCGCTCGGGGCGAAGTACGATCTCAAGGCGTTCGACGACACGGTCGTCCTCGGCGGCAACGTGCCGCTCGACGTGCTCGCGAAGAACGTCGACGAGTACGTGCGGACGTCGCGTGGCTGA
- a CDS encoding outer membrane beta-barrel protein translates to MLEKTTRRHGPCSLRVTACLAALLLAAATAQAQGFVGVSYGYNFAGDAGCRSATDCQNKNWNWGGSLGSLGSLVGFEAEFTHEGEFTGDRVNPTSVTTLMGDFMLGPRITIVQPYGLIGIGAIKTTADAGLGSSESETQAGWSIGGGVLVYVQKHIGLRGDVRYYHSFQTLNLLGIDLARDQNKIDFGRAGFGVILKF, encoded by the coding sequence ATGCTTGAGAAAACGACCCGTCGTCATGGGCCCTGCTCGTTGCGAGTAACGGCATGCCTCGCCGCGCTGCTCCTGGCTGCCGCCACCGCGCAGGCGCAGGGGTTCGTCGGCGTGTCCTACGGATATAACTTCGCCGGCGACGCGGGATGCCGGAGCGCCACCGACTGTCAGAACAAGAACTGGAACTGGGGCGGCTCGCTCGGGTCGCTGGGCTCGCTGGTCGGTTTCGAGGCCGAGTTCACCCACGAAGGGGAGTTCACCGGCGACCGTGTGAATCCGACGTCGGTGACGACGCTGATGGGCGACTTCATGCTCGGGCCACGGATCACGATCGTGCAGCCGTACGGCCTGATCGGAATCGGGGCGATCAAGACGACCGCCGACGCGGGACTGGGTTCATCCGAGTCGGAGACGCAGGCCGGGTGGTCGATCGGCGGCGGCGTGCTCGTCTACGTGCAGAAACACATCGGGCTCAGGGGTGACGTCCGCTATTACCACTCCTTCCAGACACTCAACCTGCTGGGAATCGATCTCGCGCGAGACCAGAACAAGATCGACTTCGGGCGCGCGGGTTTTGGCGTCATTCTGAAGTTCTGA
- a CDS encoding MoaD/ThiS family protein — translation MRVELPYHLRQLAGIDGDCVLDVPGVVTMGQVLDAIERRYPMLQGTIRDHLSGQRRPLLRFFACDEDISFAPLDAPLPEAVARGAEPVIVLGAIAGG, via the coding sequence GTGCGTGTCGAGCTTCCGTATCACCTGCGGCAGCTGGCCGGCATCGACGGCGACTGTGTGCTCGACGTCCCTGGTGTCGTGACGATGGGGCAGGTGCTCGACGCGATCGAGCGGCGCTATCCGATGCTGCAGGGCACCATCCGCGATCACCTCAGCGGCCAGCGACGGCCGCTGCTGCGGTTCTTCGCCTGCGACGAGGACATCTCGTTCGCGCCGCTGGATGCGCCGCTGCCCGAGGCGGTCGCCCGCGGCGCGGAACCGGTGATCGTGCTCGGCGCCATCGCCGGAGGCTAG
- a CDS encoding ankyrin repeat domain-containing protein: MDAHTLDQWFERAVDTIDRGDLPTLDRLLEEHPELVSRRLDAPGAWLRERVGGALDGFFKAPYLLWFVAEDPVRQNRLPANIVEVAGRIIEAARRHARESLPDQLDQALRLVAWSGVAARCGMQLALIDLLVEAGASPAANANNALVNRHVAAAERLIQLGGRLTLAAALCLDRWDEVPRLFAEANPGQRQFALVLAALNGTAAAVRWMLAAGVSPNQPSADLFSHGTPLHHAVCSGSLDTVQAFVEGGADQTIADTAWNGTPLGWADHYVSSVEPERRSRYEEIARYLDSKRP, from the coding sequence ATGGATGCGCACACGCTCGATCAGTGGTTCGAGCGCGCCGTCGACACCATCGATCGGGGCGATCTCCCGACGCTCGACCGCCTGCTGGAGGAGCACCCCGAGCTGGTGTCGCGCAGGCTCGACGCGCCCGGCGCGTGGCTGCGCGAGCGCGTCGGCGGCGCGCTCGACGGCTTCTTCAAGGCCCCGTATCTGCTCTGGTTCGTCGCCGAGGATCCGGTTCGACAGAATCGCCTGCCGGCCAACATCGTGGAGGTGGCCGGCCGGATCATCGAGGCGGCCCGCCGTCATGCGCGCGAGTCGCTGCCGGATCAACTCGACCAGGCGCTGCGCCTCGTCGCGTGGTCCGGCGTCGCCGCCCGCTGCGGCATGCAGCTGGCGCTGATCGACCTGCTGGTCGAGGCCGGCGCGTCGCCGGCGGCGAACGCAAACAACGCGCTCGTCAACCGGCATGTGGCCGCGGCGGAACGGCTGATTCAGCTCGGCGGGCGTCTGACACTGGCCGCGGCGCTCTGCCTCGACCGGTGGGACGAGGTTCCCCGCCTCTTCGCCGAAGCCAATCCCGGACAACGACAGTTCGCGCTCGTTCTGGCGGCGCTCAACGGCACGGCCGCCGCCGTGCGCTGGATGCTTGCGGCGGGGGTGTCGCCCAACCAGCCGAGCGCCGACCTCTTTTCGCACGGTACGCCGCTCCATCATGCCGTCTGCTCCGGATCACTCGACACCGTGCAGGCGTTCGTCGAGGGCGGAGCCGACCAGACGATCGCCGACACGGCATGGAACGGCACCCCGCTTGGCTGGGCCGACCACTACGTGTCGAGCGTTGAACCGGAACGCCGCTCGCGTTACGAGGAGATCGCGCGCTACCTCGATTCGAAAAGACCCTGA
- a CDS encoding carbon-nitrogen hydrolase family protein: protein MSTHSVRIALANLRVPATREDSVALATAAIAEAARLGASVVCFPECFVPGYRWPGTQMPPPDTAFLERAWSEVAGAARAARIAVILGTERLTDRGLQITACVIDADGAIAGWQDKGQIDPAEEPTYPALAIERRVFTAGSLVFGIVICHEGWRYPETVRWAVRRGAQVVFHPHAHVAEPGSYRPASFADPLNTFHEKALLCRAAENTCYVASVNCASEGSGTTSAVVRPDGTLQCFQPYGREGLLVADLNLDAATGLLARRCRTAPL from the coding sequence GTGTCGACACACTCCGTCCGCATCGCCCTCGCGAACCTCCGCGTGCCCGCGACGCGAGAGGACTCGGTCGCGCTGGCGACGGCCGCCATCGCTGAGGCGGCGCGCTTGGGCGCCAGTGTCGTCTGCTTTCCCGAATGCTTCGTTCCCGGCTATCGCTGGCCTGGGACGCAGATGCCGCCCCCGGATACGGCGTTTCTCGAGCGGGCGTGGTCCGAGGTGGCTGGCGCCGCCAGGGCCGCGCGCATCGCGGTGATCCTGGGCACCGAGCGTCTGACCGATCGGGGGCTGCAGATCACGGCCTGCGTCATCGACGCCGACGGCGCGATTGCGGGATGGCAGGACAAAGGCCAGATCGATCCCGCCGAGGAGCCGACGTATCCTGCGCTGGCGATCGAACGGCGCGTCTTCACCGCGGGATCGCTCGTCTTCGGGATCGTCATTTGTCATGAAGGGTGGCGATATCCCGAGACGGTGCGGTGGGCGGTGCGTCGCGGCGCGCAGGTCGTGTTCCACCCGCACGCGCACGTCGCCGAGCCTGGGAGCTATCGCCCGGCGTCGTTCGCGGATCCGCTGAACACCTTTCACGAAAAGGCGCTGCTGTGCCGCGCGGCGGAGAACACCTGCTACGTCGCGTCGGTCAACTGCGCCAGCGAAGGCTCCGGAACGACATCGGCCGTCGTCCGGCCCGATGGGACGCTGCAGTGCTTCCAACCCTACGGACGGGAGGGCCTGCTCGTCGCTGATCTGAACCTGGATGCGGCGACCGGATTGCTGGCGCGCCGGTGCCGGACAGCGCCGCTCTGA
- a CDS encoding DUF1801 domain-containing protein → MTSKKSASKPAKPIRASRKPSQGFTTDERAAMRERVKELKGAGSGQDAEAEVVAKIAALPPADREIGRRLHEIIRASAPSLTPKLWYGMPAYARDGKVVCYFQSAQKFKSRYATLGFSDQANLDEGAMWPTVFALKTVTAAEEARIAALLKRAVG, encoded by the coding sequence ATGACCTCGAAGAAGTCCGCCTCGAAGCCGGCGAAGCCTATCCGCGCGAGCCGGAAGCCGTCCCAGGGATTCACCACCGACGAGCGCGCGGCCATGCGTGAGCGCGTCAAGGAACTGAAGGGAGCCGGCAGCGGCCAGGACGCGGAAGCCGAGGTGGTGGCGAAGATCGCCGCGCTCCCGCCGGCGGATCGGGAAATCGGGCGGCGGCTGCACGAGATCATCAGAGCGAGCGCGCCGTCGCTGACGCCAAAACTCTGGTACGGCATGCCGGCCTACGCCAGGGACGGGAAGGTCGTCTGCTACTTCCAGAGCGCGCAGAAGTTCAAGTCGCGATATGCGACGCTGGGCTTCAGCGACCAGGCGAACCTGGACGAGGGCGCCATGTGGCCCACCGTCTTCGCGCTGAAGACGGTGACAGCCGCCGAAGAGGCCCGCATCGCCGCCCTCTTGAAGCGGGCGGTCGGCTGA
- a CDS encoding VOC family protein, whose protein sequence is MRSVLCLVTGIVIGAAATTAVGQQRDIAGLNHVAIAVTDFDGMSAFYGAVMGFPNVFSFREADGSPYLSYFQVNRNTFVELMPVTPQRPVGFVHFGLEVENVDAVVNRLRSHGVKVGDPSVSARTKSKIAVAHTPDGTTIELMEFGPESLHRKAIDGWGRR, encoded by the coding sequence ATGCGCAGCGTCCTCTGTCTCGTCACCGGCATCGTGATCGGCGCCGCTGCCACCACCGCTGTCGGCCAGCAGCGCGACATCGCCGGTCTCAATCACGTCGCAATCGCGGTCACGGATTTCGACGGCATGTCGGCGTTCTACGGCGCCGTCATGGGCTTCCCGAACGTCTTCTCGTTCCGCGAGGCGGACGGCAGCCCATACCTGTCGTACTTTCAGGTGAACCGCAACACGTTCGTCGAGCTGATGCCGGTGACGCCGCAGCGTCCGGTCGGCTTCGTGCATTTCGGCCTGGAAGTCGAGAATGTCGACGCCGTGGTCAACCGCTTGCGCTCGCACGGCGTCAAAGTGGGAGATCCGTCGGTGAGCGCCCGCACGAAGTCGAAGATCGCGGTCGCCCACACACCAGACGGGACGACGATCGAATTGATGGAGTTCGGGCCCGAGTCGCTTCACCGGAAAGCAATAGACGGCTGGGGACGCCGATGA